One Corynebacterium tuberculostearicum DNA window includes the following coding sequences:
- the mptB gene encoding polyprenol phosphomannose-dependent alpha 1,6 mannosyltransferase MptB: MTGKLRGFLSGVKAELPQLGTAGSRSARLHAEDTGAAEPDSRFDFVPAKEDGLKRTTTAQWRTFFILRWVGTVGSLLIAFGALGAGALPVVGNPYDNVPFGSLMSRMLQTSSAIVMVGVGLLVAAWVFLAPFVGTPLRQPQEGALTPARARRLVTTHQLWRTWAGWVIPLIFTAPLFTQDIYSYLANGSIVMQGMDPYSAGPVQLLGAGDELARSVPFIWANSPSPYGPVALGLAGVVSAVTSNSILLGVIAHRLLSIAGIIVAGWAISCLARRCRVSPESALWLGILNPLTILHLVGGIHNESIMLGLLLVGMELGLRGVDKLEKSTRSAFLALIASGFCLSCAGMVKVTGFIGLGFVGMAYARHLIDKDGASRWKALAYAIALQLVILIATIAQISALTGIGLGWITGQGGAASIRSWLSTSTAVGVGTGFIGMLLGLGDHTEAILTVTRTFGVLVAVAFMARMLFATLRGRIHPVGGLGTASLVLVIFFPVVHPWYILWAVLPLAAWANRLIFRFCVVAYSAAMSFFVLPRGLGLPPSTIIVIYVSAACTFAVIATLWWVAVRRSGIRVLN, encoded by the coding sequence ATGACAGGCAAACTCCGCGGCTTTCTTTCCGGCGTCAAGGCCGAGCTGCCGCAGCTGGGCACCGCCGGTTCCCGGTCTGCGCGGCTACACGCCGAGGACACCGGAGCCGCAGAACCTGATTCTCGTTTTGATTTTGTCCCCGCCAAAGAAGATGGCCTAAAACGCACCACCACCGCACAATGGCGGACATTTTTTATCCTGCGCTGGGTAGGCACAGTGGGATCCCTGCTTATCGCCTTCGGCGCGTTGGGCGCCGGCGCCCTCCCAGTAGTGGGAAATCCTTATGACAACGTGCCCTTCGGCTCCCTCATGTCCCGCATGCTGCAGACCTCTTCTGCCATAGTCATGGTGGGAGTAGGTCTGTTGGTGGCCGCCTGGGTGTTCCTTGCCCCTTTTGTGGGCACTCCGCTGCGCCAACCCCAGGAAGGTGCCCTCACCCCTGCGCGCGCCCGCCGCCTCGTGACCACACACCAGCTGTGGCGCACGTGGGCCGGTTGGGTCATCCCGCTGATTTTTACCGCCCCGCTCTTCACCCAAGACATCTACTCCTACTTGGCCAACGGTTCCATCGTGATGCAGGGCATGGATCCGTATTCTGCAGGACCGGTGCAATTGCTTGGCGCGGGCGATGAGCTCGCCCGATCCGTACCGTTTATCTGGGCCAACTCCCCTTCTCCCTATGGCCCCGTAGCACTCGGACTTGCTGGAGTGGTGAGCGCAGTTACCTCAAATTCCATCCTCTTGGGAGTTATCGCCCACCGGCTCTTATCCATCGCAGGCATCATCGTTGCTGGGTGGGCAATTAGCTGCCTGGCGCGGCGCTGCCGGGTGTCTCCGGAATCTGCGCTGTGGCTCGGCATTCTCAACCCACTCACTATCTTGCACCTGGTGGGCGGAATCCATAATGAGTCCATCATGCTGGGCCTGCTCTTGGTGGGTATGGAGCTGGGACTAAGGGGCGTCGACAAGCTAGAAAAGTCCACACGCAGTGCCTTCCTAGCGCTCATTGCTTCCGGCTTTTGCCTGTCCTGCGCCGGAATGGTCAAGGTTACCGGCTTTATCGGGCTGGGCTTTGTGGGAATGGCGTACGCCCGCCACCTGATAGACAAGGACGGTGCATCGCGCTGGAAGGCCTTGGCCTACGCCATTGCCCTGCAGCTAGTCATTTTAATTGCAACCATTGCCCAAATTAGCGCCTTAACCGGCATTGGCCTGGGGTGGATCACGGGACAAGGCGGGGCGGCCTCCATTCGCTCGTGGCTTTCTACCTCCACCGCCGTAGGCGTGGGTACCGGCTTTATCGGAATGCTGCTGGGCTTAGGTGACCACACCGAAGCCATTCTCACCGTAACCCGTACCTTTGGCGTGCTGGTGGCAGTAGCTTTCATGGCCCGCATGCTCTTTGCAACGTTGCGCGGCCGCATCCACCCTGTGGGAGGACTCGGCACCGCCTCCTTAGTGCTGGTTATCTTCTTTCCCGTCGTCCATCCGTGGTACATCCTGTGGGCGGTACTGCCTTTGGCCGCATGGGCCAACCGGCTTATATTCCGTTTCTGCGTCGTGGCTTATTCGGCAGCTATGAGCTTCTTTGTACTGCCGCGCGGCCTCGGGTTGCCGCCCAGCACTATCATCGTCATCTACGTGTCGGCAGCCTGCACTTTCGCCGTCATCGCCACCCTGTGGTGGGTTGCAGTGCGGCGCAGCGGAATCCGTGTCCTAAACTAA
- the sufC gene encoding Fe-S cluster assembly ATPase SufC yields the protein MSTLEIKNLHAQVLPTEEGGEPKEILKGVNLTINSGEIHAIMGPNGSGKSTLSYTIAGHPKYEVTEGEVLLDGENLLEMPVDERARAGLFLAMQYPTEVPGVKVSQFMRSAVTSIRGEAPKLREWNKELTQARENLKIDKSFISRSVNEGFSGGEKKRHEVMQLDILKPKFAVMDETDSGLDVDALRIVSEGINSYQKETNGGILMITHYKRILNYVKPDFVHVFADGQVIKTGGAELADQLESDGYDQFLK from the coding sequence ATGTCTACTCTGGAAATTAAGAACCTCCACGCCCAGGTGCTGCCGACGGAAGAAGGCGGCGAGCCGAAGGAAATCCTCAAGGGCGTTAACCTGACCATCAACTCCGGTGAGATCCACGCCATCATGGGTCCGAACGGTTCCGGCAAGTCCACCTTGTCTTACACCATCGCCGGCCACCCAAAGTATGAGGTCACCGAGGGCGAGGTGCTTCTCGACGGCGAAAATCTGCTGGAGATGCCCGTCGACGAGCGCGCTCGCGCCGGCCTCTTCTTGGCTATGCAGTACCCAACTGAGGTACCAGGCGTAAAGGTCTCTCAGTTCATGCGCTCTGCAGTTACCTCCATTCGCGGTGAAGCACCGAAGCTGCGTGAATGGAACAAGGAGCTTACCCAGGCCCGCGAGAATTTGAAGATTGATAAGTCCTTCATCTCCCGCTCCGTCAACGAAGGCTTCTCCGGCGGTGAGAAGAAGCGCCACGAAGTCATGCAGCTGGATATCCTGAAGCCGAAGTTCGCAGTTATGGACGAGACCGACTCCGGCCTGGACGTTGACGCTCTGCGCATCGTGTCTGAGGGCATCAATAGCTACCAGAAGGAAACCAATGGTGGCATCTTGATGATTACCCACTACAAGCGCATCCTGAACTATGTGAAGCCGGACTTTGTGCACGTCTTTGCAGACGGTCAAGTCATCAAGACCGGTGGCGCCGAATTAGCGGATCAGCTCGAGTCTGACGGCTACGACCAGTTCCTGAAGTAA
- the sufU gene encoding Fe-S cluster assembly sulfur transfer protein SufU has protein sequence MNLDSMYQDVILDHYKNPQHAGLREPYQAEVHHVNPSCGDELTLRVRLSDDGKTVEDVSYDAEGCSISQASTSVMAEEIVGLPLTEANEKLAEFEKMITSRGQEEGDEDLIGDGVAFAGVSQYPARVKCALLGWKAFQAASADALTEVEN, from the coding sequence ATGAACCTAGATTCCATGTACCAGGACGTCATCCTGGATCACTATAAGAACCCCCAACACGCCGGCCTGAGGGAGCCATATCAGGCCGAGGTCCACCACGTGAACCCGTCCTGCGGCGATGAGCTCACCCTGCGCGTGCGCCTTTCGGACGACGGCAAGACCGTAGAGGACGTCTCCTATGACGCGGAAGGCTGCTCCATTTCGCAGGCTTCTACCTCGGTTATGGCTGAGGAAATTGTGGGGCTGCCGCTTACGGAAGCCAATGAGAAGCTGGCCGAGTTCGAAAAGATGATTACCTCTCGCGGCCAAGAAGAGGGCGATGAAGACCTTATCGGTGACGGCGTCGCCTTCGCCGGCGTGTCCCAGTACCCAGCGCGCGTCAAGTGTGCGCTCCTCGGATGGAAGGCCTTCCAGGCTGCATCCGCCGATGCACTAACTGAAGTGGAGAACTAG
- a CDS encoding ABC transporter ATP-binding protein, with the protein MNPISADRPALTLDNVVKKYGSTTAVNGLSLSVAAGEIFCLLGPNGAGKSTTIEMSEGFIHPTSGTIDVLGLDPSSAPDKVREKVGIMLQGGGSYSGIRVLEMLELSASYSAHPLSPHWLLETLGLEGVARTPYRRLSGGQQQRLSLALAIIGRPELVFLDEPTAGMDAQSRLAVWDLVRALRRDGVTIVLTTHLMDEAESLADRVAIMDHGQLVAHGTPAELTAQSDSAGLSFSTDIDVDVEALAKVGIQATKSRPLHYRLTQAGTPETIATLTAELARQGVLLRRLDAAHRNLEEVFLDLTGRHLRS; encoded by the coding sequence GTGAATCCCATTTCAGCCGATCGCCCAGCCCTCACCTTGGACAACGTGGTGAAAAAATATGGCTCCACCACCGCCGTTAATGGTCTGAGCCTTAGCGTTGCCGCAGGTGAGATCTTTTGCCTCCTTGGTCCCAATGGCGCTGGAAAGTCCACGACGATTGAGATGTCAGAGGGTTTTATCCACCCCACCAGCGGCACTATCGACGTTCTGGGGCTAGACCCGAGTTCCGCACCGGACAAGGTGCGCGAAAAGGTCGGCATCATGCTGCAGGGCGGTGGTTCCTACTCCGGCATCCGCGTTCTGGAAATGCTTGAACTCTCCGCGAGCTACAGTGCCCATCCCCTCTCCCCGCATTGGCTACTGGAAACGCTCGGGCTGGAAGGAGTAGCCCGCACCCCCTATCGCAGACTCTCCGGCGGGCAGCAGCAACGCCTTTCCCTAGCCCTAGCAATCATCGGTCGGCCCGAGCTAGTTTTCCTGGATGAGCCCACCGCTGGAATGGATGCACAGTCCCGTCTGGCGGTCTGGGACCTGGTTCGAGCCCTGCGGCGCGATGGCGTCACCATTGTTCTTACCACCCACCTCATGGATGAAGCGGAGTCACTAGCGGACCGAGTGGCCATCATGGATCATGGCCAGCTGGTAGCCCACGGCACCCCCGCAGAACTTACCGCGCAGTCAGACTCGGCAGGCCTTAGCTTCAGCACCGATATCGACGTTGATGTGGAGGCTTTAGCCAAGGTTGGCATTCAAGCGACCAAATCCCGGCCGCTGCATTACCGCTTGACCCAGGCCGGCACACCCGAGACCATCGCTACGCTTACCGCCGAGCTTGCCCGCCAGGGAGTCCTGCTGCGGCGCCTAGACGCGGCTCACCGCAACTTGGAGGAGGTCTTCCTTGACCTTACCGGCCGCCATTTGCGCAGCTAG
- the sufD gene encoding Fe-S cluster assembly protein SufD: protein MVASNEFNPDKITKGDVFTSTNVEDFPVPHGRDEVWRFVSLRKLRGLHNGEFAEAVAQDVTVSEHPGVSSETVARDDERLGRVGTPSDRVAAQAWTSMPEGQVVTIDAEAQVEEPVVITYTGKGEGVTSFGATSIEVGHHAEATVILKYVGSGTHADNVEFIVGDGAHLTVVVDVDWEDDAVHLSNHVAQLGRDSVLRHNSAIFGGEVVRIVPRVNFTEQGGDAELLGVYFADEGQYFENRMLVDHSVPNCRSHVLYKGALQGTKDNEARTCWVGDVLIRSNAQGTDTYETNNNLILTEGARADAIPNLEIETGEITGAGHAATVGRFDDIELFYLMSRGIPEAEARRLIIRGFFNEVIHRIPVQSLSEELENRISEELEKISA from the coding sequence ATGGTCGCTTCGAACGAATTCAATCCGGATAAGATCACCAAGGGTGACGTCTTTACCTCCACCAACGTGGAGGACTTCCCGGTGCCGCACGGCCGCGATGAGGTGTGGCGCTTTGTCTCCCTGCGCAAGCTCCGTGGACTGCACAATGGCGAGTTCGCTGAGGCAGTGGCACAGGATGTCACCGTGAGCGAACATCCAGGCGTAAGCTCCGAGACCGTCGCTCGCGATGACGAGCGCTTGGGCCGCGTTGGTACCCCGTCTGACCGCGTTGCGGCACAGGCGTGGACTTCTATGCCTGAAGGCCAGGTTGTCACCATTGACGCTGAGGCTCAGGTGGAAGAGCCCGTTGTCATTACCTACACCGGCAAGGGCGAGGGCGTAACTTCCTTTGGCGCCACCTCCATCGAGGTAGGCCACCACGCGGAAGCCACCGTCATCCTGAAGTACGTCGGCTCTGGCACCCACGCAGATAACGTCGAGTTCATCGTGGGCGATGGCGCTCACCTGACCGTCGTTGTTGACGTTGATTGGGAAGACGATGCCGTACACCTGTCTAACCACGTAGCACAGCTCGGCCGCGATTCCGTGCTGCGCCACAACTCCGCTATCTTTGGCGGCGAGGTGGTACGCATCGTGCCTCGCGTGAACTTCACCGAGCAGGGCGGCGACGCAGAGTTGCTGGGCGTCTACTTCGCTGATGAAGGCCAGTACTTTGAAAACCGCATGTTGGTGGATCACTCCGTCCCTAATTGCCGCTCCCACGTCCTGTACAAGGGCGCACTGCAGGGCACCAAGGACAATGAGGCCCGCACCTGCTGGGTGGGCGATGTCCTTATCCGCTCCAATGCACAGGGCACCGATACCTACGAGACCAACAACAACCTGATTCTGACCGAGGGCGCTCGCGCGGACGCAATCCCTAATTTGGAAATTGAGACCGGTGAAATTACCGGTGCAGGCCACGCGGCCACCGTTGGTCGCTTCGATGACATCGAGTTGTTCTACCTGATGTCTCGCGGTATTCCAGAGGCTGAAGCCCGCCGCCTCATCATCCGTGGCTTCTTCAATGAGGTCATCCACCGTATTCCGGTGCAGTCCCTGTCCGAGGAATTGGAAAACCGCATTTCCGAAGAACTGGAAAAGATCTCCGCCTAA
- the sufB gene encoding Fe-S cluster assembly protein SufB, with the protein MTQAQSAPENKMTDDEIIDSIGAYEYGWHDSDAAGASARRGLNEDVVRDISAKKGEPEWMLNQRLKALNIFDKKPVPTWGADLSGIDFDQIKYYVKSTEEQAQTWDELPDDIKATYDKLGIPEAEKQRLVAGVAAQYESEVVYHQIREDLESQGVIFVDTDTALRDYPELFKEYFGTVIPAGDNKFSALNSAVWSGGSFIYVPKGVHVDIPLQAYFRINTENMGQFERTLIIVDEDAYVHYVEGCTAPIYKSDSLHSAVVEIIVKKGGRCRYTTIQNWSSNVYNLVTKRTKVEEGGTMEWVDGNIGSKVTMKYPAVWMTGPYAKGEVLSVAFAGENQFQDTGAKMTHMAPHTSSNIVSKSVARAGGRAAYRGLVQVNQNAHHSTSNVECDALLVDNISRSDTYPYNDIRNDHVTLGHEATVSQVSEEQLFYLMSRGIAEEEAMAMIVRGFVEPIAKELPMEYALELNRLIELQMEGSVG; encoded by the coding sequence ATGACCCAGGCACAATCGGCACCCGAGAACAAGATGACCGATGATGAAATCATTGATTCCATTGGTGCATATGAGTACGGCTGGCACGACTCGGACGCGGCTGGTGCTTCTGCTCGCCGCGGCTTGAACGAAGATGTAGTACGCGATATTTCCGCCAAGAAGGGCGAGCCGGAATGGATGCTTAACCAGCGCCTGAAGGCACTCAACATCTTTGATAAGAAGCCCGTTCCCACCTGGGGTGCGGATCTGTCTGGCATCGACTTCGACCAGATTAAGTACTACGTGAAGTCCACTGAGGAGCAGGCCCAGACCTGGGACGAACTTCCTGACGATATCAAGGCCACCTACGATAAGTTGGGCATTCCAGAGGCCGAGAAGCAGCGCCTCGTTGCCGGTGTGGCAGCCCAGTACGAGTCCGAGGTTGTCTACCACCAGATCCGTGAGGACCTGGAAAGCCAGGGCGTCATCTTCGTCGATACTGATACCGCACTTCGCGATTACCCTGAGCTTTTCAAGGAGTACTTCGGCACCGTTATCCCGGCCGGTGACAACAAGTTCTCCGCGCTGAACTCCGCAGTGTGGTCCGGTGGCTCCTTTATCTACGTGCCCAAGGGCGTCCACGTAGACATTCCACTCCAGGCCTACTTCCGCATCAACACGGAGAACATGGGCCAGTTCGAGCGCACCCTCATCATCGTCGACGAGGACGCTTATGTTCACTACGTCGAGGGCTGTACCGCTCCTATCTACAAGTCTGATTCCCTGCACTCCGCGGTAGTGGAGATCATCGTGAAGAAGGGCGGCCGCTGCCGCTACACCACCATTCAGAACTGGTCCAGCAACGTCTACAACTTGGTGACCAAGCGCACCAAGGTAGAAGAAGGCGGCACCATGGAATGGGTCGACGGCAACATTGGCTCCAAGGTCACCATGAAGTACCCGGCCGTATGGATGACCGGTCCTTACGCCAAGGGTGAGGTTCTCTCCGTTGCCTTTGCTGGTGAGAACCAGTTCCAGGACACGGGCGCCAAGATGACTCACATGGCTCCGCACACCTCTTCCAATATCGTGTCCAAGTCGGTTGCCCGTGCCGGCGGCCGCGCCGCATACCGCGGCTTGGTGCAGGTTAATCAAAACGCGCACCATTCCACCTCTAACGTCGAGTGCGATGCGTTGCTGGTGGACAATATCTCGCGTTCGGATACATACCCGTATAACGACATCCGCAATGACCACGTCACGCTGGGCCATGAGGCAACCGTTTCCCAGGTTTCTGAGGAACAGCTGTTCTACCTGATGTCCCGCGGTATTGCGGAAGAAGAAGCAATGGCGATGATCGTGCGTGGCTTCGTTGAGCCGATTGCTAAGGAGCTGCCGATGGAGTACGCCCTCGAGCTCAACCGCCTCATCGAACTGCAAATGGAAGGATCGGTCGGCTAA
- a CDS encoding metal-sulfur cluster assembly factor: MTEPVDPYQNENSSFSGSGERPEQTEEQISKAFDVTEFMRDVIDPELGINVVDLGLVYDLWFEEDNGKEIVMINMTLTSPACPLTDVIAEQVEDIVKANKLADAVRINWVWMPPWGPQMITEEGREQLQALGFAV; encoded by the coding sequence ATGACCGAACCCGTAGATCCCTATCAGAACGAGAACTCTTCATTCTCCGGCAGCGGCGAGCGCCCGGAGCAGACTGAAGAGCAGATCTCTAAGGCCTTTGATGTCACCGAATTCATGCGTGATGTCATTGACCCCGAGCTCGGCATTAACGTCGTCGACCTGGGTCTTGTCTATGACCTCTGGTTTGAAGAGGACAATGGCAAGGAAATCGTCATGATCAATATGACGTTGACCTCGCCGGCCTGCCCGCTGACCGATGTCATTGCGGAACAGGTGGAAGACATCGTCAAGGCAAATAAGCTGGCCGATGCCGTCCGCATCAACTGGGTATGGATGCCACCATGGGGCCCGCAGATGATTACTGAGGAGGGCCGCGAGCAGCTTCAGGCCCTCGGCTTCGCGGTCTAA
- a CDS encoding ABC transporter permease produces the protein MSTTFNTGTFTPAPKRASAGAMLLAQGKMEAKLMLRHGEQQLLSVIIPLALLIGAAHLESLTGHGLHEVFPMVLAVAATSAGFTGQAISLAFDRRYGALKRTGASGVPAWAIIGGKILGVLTMVVFQILVLGIAAYILGLRISLGGVLLMILSLFFGVAAFTAMGLLLGGTLSSEVVLALANLIWFLLLGVVGWTLYSQGLGDNGILNAVPTVALAGALTDASNSTFPGLELLSLLAWLAVASFAAVRWFRFDG, from the coding sequence ATGAGCACGACCTTTAACACTGGAACCTTTACCCCGGCCCCCAAACGGGCCAGCGCCGGCGCCATGTTGCTCGCGCAAGGAAAGATGGAAGCAAAACTCATGCTGCGCCACGGCGAGCAGCAATTGCTGAGCGTCATCATTCCGCTGGCCCTGCTCATTGGCGCGGCCCACCTGGAGTCGCTCACCGGACATGGCTTGCACGAGGTATTTCCCATGGTGCTTGCAGTAGCTGCCACCTCCGCAGGCTTTACCGGTCAGGCCATTTCGCTTGCCTTTGACCGGCGCTACGGGGCGCTTAAACGCACCGGCGCGTCCGGTGTGCCGGCTTGGGCCATTATTGGCGGCAAGATCCTCGGCGTACTCACCATGGTGGTATTCCAAATCCTTGTCTTGGGTATAGCGGCCTATATTCTGGGCCTCCGCATCAGCCTGGGCGGGGTGCTGCTCATGATTCTTTCGCTATTTTTTGGCGTTGCGGCTTTTACCGCCATGGGGCTGTTGCTCGGCGGCACTCTCAGTTCTGAGGTAGTGCTCGCGCTGGCCAACCTCATCTGGTTCCTGCTCCTCGGCGTAGTCGGCTGGACCCTCTACTCCCAGGGCCTTGGCGATAATGGCATCCTCAACGCGGTGCCGACCGTCGCCCTAGCAGGCGCGCTTACCGACGCCTCTAATTCCACCTTTCCCGGCCTCGAGCTCCTATCCTTGTTGGCGTGGCTAGCGGTGGCGTCGTTCGCTGCGGTCCGTTGGTTCCGCTTCGATGGCTAA
- a CDS encoding cysteine desulfurase, with translation MTGFDVNAIREQFPILQRTVRGDKPLVYLDSGATSQRPLPVWKAEEEFVLHTNAPVHRGSYQLAEEADDAYESARQAIAAFVGADRDEIAFTKNATEALNEVAYVLSDERAGDLYVGEGDTVVITELEHHANLVPWQELCARTGATLKWYSMTEDGRIDLDSLELDDSVKVVAFTHQSNVTGAVADVDELVRRARAVDAMVVLDACQSVPHMAVDFHALDVDFAAFSGHKMCGPSGVGVLYGKDELLKKLPPFLTGGSMIEIVKMEETTFAEPPTRFEAGTQMTSQVVGLGAAVKFLEEVGMDNIHAHEKKLTERALRQLKEIPGLRIIGPETTENRGGAISFTVEGVHPHDLGQVLDDHGVSIRVGHHCAWPLHRACGAQSTARASFYLYNTEEEVDKLVDAIKAAREFFGVAS, from the coding sequence ATGACTGGATTTGATGTAAACGCAATTAGGGAGCAGTTCCCGATCCTCCAGCGCACTGTGCGCGGCGATAAGCCACTGGTGTATCTGGATTCGGGCGCTACTTCCCAGCGCCCGCTGCCGGTATGGAAGGCGGAGGAGGAGTTTGTGCTGCACACGAACGCTCCTGTCCACCGCGGTTCCTACCAGCTGGCGGAAGAGGCCGATGACGCCTACGAGTCCGCGCGACAAGCTATCGCCGCATTCGTGGGTGCGGACCGCGACGAAATCGCCTTTACCAAGAACGCCACCGAGGCCCTGAACGAAGTTGCCTATGTGCTGAGCGACGAGCGCGCGGGAGACCTCTACGTGGGCGAGGGCGATACCGTTGTCATCACCGAATTGGAGCACCACGCCAACTTGGTGCCGTGGCAGGAGCTGTGTGCTCGCACCGGCGCTACGTTGAAGTGGTATTCCATGACCGAAGACGGCCGTATTGATCTCGATTCGCTCGAGCTCGATGATTCCGTCAAGGTAGTTGCGTTTACTCACCAATCCAATGTCACGGGTGCCGTGGCGGACGTGGATGAACTGGTGCGCCGTGCTCGCGCGGTGGACGCCATGGTTGTCCTTGACGCCTGCCAGTCGGTGCCACATATGGCGGTGGATTTCCACGCTTTAGACGTGGATTTCGCGGCCTTTTCCGGCCATAAGATGTGCGGCCCCAGCGGTGTGGGTGTGCTCTACGGCAAGGATGAGCTGCTCAAGAAGCTGCCGCCCTTCCTGACCGGTGGCTCCATGATTGAGATCGTCAAGATGGAAGAGACCACCTTTGCCGAGCCGCCGACGCGCTTTGAGGCGGGCACGCAGATGACCAGCCAGGTGGTTGGCCTCGGCGCAGCGGTGAAGTTCTTGGAAGAAGTGGGCATGGACAATATCCACGCGCACGAAAAGAAGCTCACCGAGCGCGCATTGCGCCAGCTCAAGGAAATCCCGGGTCTGCGCATCATCGGTCCAGAGACCACCGAAAATCGCGGTGGCGCCATTTCCTTCACTGTGGAAGGCGTTCACCCGCACGACTTGGGCCAGGTCCTCGATGACCACGGTGTGTCCATTCGCGTTGGCCACCACTGTGCGTGGCCACTGCACCGTGCCTGCGGCGCACAGTCCACCGCCCGCGCTAGCTTCTACCTATATAACACCGAGGAAGAAGTAGATAAGCTGGTGGACGCAATCAAGGCTGCCCGCGAATTCTTTGGAGTTGCCTCATGA
- a CDS encoding helix-turn-helix transcriptional regulator: MSTPQRVETTHKAAKESRTTDGDTRRQVMLLLLKDGPVTASHLGERLGLSAAGIRRHLDNLVEEELTEVVRRRPVTRGAAGSGSGRGRPAKHFRLTDRGRAQFGHAYDDLASDALTALRDVGGSEAVKRFAKVRFERLVADVRPLVEEGESVEDVARKLAEVLDEHGYAATVDRAGQGVQICQHHCPVSHVAAEHPELCEAEQEVFSALLGKHVQPLASIAGGHGICTTNIPLTPVNTNTERSES; this comes from the coding sequence ATGAGCACACCTCAGCGCGTAGAAACTACTCATAAGGCGGCTAAGGAATCCCGCACTACGGATGGCGATACCCGCCGGCAAGTGATGCTGTTGCTGCTGAAGGACGGGCCCGTTACCGCTTCCCACTTGGGTGAACGCCTTGGCCTTTCTGCTGCCGGAATCCGCCGGCACTTAGACAATTTGGTGGAAGAGGAACTGACGGAGGTTGTGCGCCGCCGCCCAGTTACCCGCGGTGCAGCGGGTAGCGGCTCAGGGCGCGGGCGACCAGCCAAACACTTTCGCCTCACCGATCGTGGCCGAGCGCAATTCGGCCACGCCTACGATGATTTGGCCTCTGATGCCTTGACGGCGCTTCGCGACGTCGGCGGGTCTGAGGCTGTTAAGCGCTTTGCCAAGGTTCGCTTCGAGCGACTCGTTGCAGATGTGCGTCCCCTCGTAGAAGAGGGCGAATCTGTAGAGGATGTTGCCCGCAAGCTGGCCGAGGTCTTGGACGAGCACGGTTACGCCGCCACGGTGGACCGCGCTGGTCAGGGAGTGCAAATCTGTCAGCACCATTGTCCGGTCTCCCATGTGGCGGCCGAGCATCCGGAGCTGTGTGAGGCGGAACAAGAAGTCTTTTCTGCTCTATTAGGCAAACACGTACAGCCTTTGGCCTCCATCGCCGGCGGTCATGGGATCTGTACCACGAACATCCCCTTGACACCCGTTAATACAAATACTGAAAGGAGCGAGTCATGA